From a single Capsicum annuum cultivar UCD-10X-F1 chromosome 12, UCD10Xv1.1, whole genome shotgun sequence genomic region:
- the LOC107853824 gene encoding ultraviolet-B receptor UVR8 isoform X2 — protein MMILRGVVRKRSFVRCISGFAAVWGNGDYGRLGHGNVESRWSPNPLPSSAFDNQSLRQIACGGAHTLFLTENGRVYASGLNDYGQLGVSDDRDYITEPLGVAGLPKEIVEVSAGYHHSSAITEAATVLSIPNKVECLNGVTIKTISLGFEHSIAVTDKGETLSWGGGQSGRLGHGHQSGIFGLLKSDSEYTPRLIKELEGLKVKNAAAGMLHSVCISENGSVHIFGERANKKLGYSEASNNSLPSMVDGLPYSEKAACGGYHTCVITDGGELYVWGTNENGCLGIGSTDVAHSPLRVEGPFLRHSVSEVSCGWKHTAAISGGNVYTWGWGGSHGTFSVDGHSSGGQLGQASDVDYVKPTKINFHRHVKALQVSCGFNHTGAIIEYS, from the exons ATGATGATATTGAGAGGAGTAGTTAGAAAGAGATCATTTGTGAGGTGCATTTCAGGATTCGCAGCTGTTTGGGGTAACGGCGATTATGGAAGGCTAGGGCATGGGAATGTTGAGTCGCGTTGGAGCCCTAATCCTCTTCCTTCTTCTGCTTTCGACAATCAAAGCCTCCGTCAGATTGCCTGTGGCGGAGCTCATACTCTCTTTCTTACAG AAAATGGCCGTGTTTATGCCAGTGGACTCAATGATTATGGACAGCTAGGGGTGTCAGATGACAGAGATTATATAACT GAACCACTTGGAGTTGCTGGACTACCCAAAGAAATTGTAGAAGTTTCAGCGGGTTATCATCATTCTTCTGCAATTACAG AAGCTGCTACAGTACTGTCTATACCCAATAAAGTCGAATGCTTGAATGGAGTCACAATCAAAACCATTTCCTTAGGTTTTGAACATTCAATTGCTGTAACAG ATAAAGGTGAGACTTTGAGTTGGGGTGGGGGGCAATCAGGAAGACTTGGTCATGGACATCAATCGGGCATTTTTGGACTCTTAAAAAGTGACAG TGAGTACACACCACGACTTATTAAGGAACTTGAGGGGTTGAAG GTTAAGAATGCGGCTGCTGGAATGTTGCATTCTGTCTGCATCAGCG AAAATGGATCTGTACATATTTTTGGCGAAAGAGCAAATAAGAAATTG GGCTACAGTGAAGCATCAAATAATTCTTTACCATCTATGGTAGATGGACTTCCATATTCTGAAAAGGCTGCATGTGGAGGCTATCATACTTGTGTTATTACAG ATGGTGGAGAACTGTACGTGTGGGGCACAAATGAAAATGGATGTCTTGGTATTGG ATCTACAGATGTTGCTCATTCACCTTTAAGAGTTGAAGGACCATTTTTAAGGCATTCAGTTTCTGAG GTATCCTGTGGTTGGAAGCATACAGCAGCAATTTCTG GAGGAAATGTTTACACGTGGGGATGGGGAGGCTCCCATGGAACATTTTCTGTAGACGGACATTCTTCTGGCGGACAATTG GGTCAAGCAAGTGATGTTGATTACGTTAAGCCTACAAAAATCAACTTTCATCGGCACGTAAAAGCATTGCAAGTATCATGTGGGTTTAATCATACGGGTGCTATAATTGAATACAGCTAG
- the LOC107853824 gene encoding ultraviolet-B receptor UVR8 isoform X1, translated as MMILRGVVRKRSFVRCISGFAAVWGNGDYGRLGHGNVESRWSPNPLPSSAFDNQSLRQIACGGAHTLFLTENGRVYASGLNDYGQLGVSDDRDYITEPLGVAGLPKEIVEVSAGYHHSSAITVDGELYMWGRNTNGQLGLGKKAATVLSIPNKVECLNGVTIKTISLGFEHSIAVTDKGETLSWGGGQSGRLGHGHQSGIFGLLKSDSEYTPRLIKELEGLKVKNAAAGMLHSVCISENGSVHIFGERANKKLGYSEASNNSLPSMVDGLPYSEKAACGGYHTCVITDGGELYVWGTNENGCLGIGSTDVAHSPLRVEGPFLRHSVSEVSCGWKHTAAISGGNVYTWGWGGSHGTFSVDGHSSGGQLGQASDVDYVKPTKINFHRHVKALQVSCGFNHTGAIIEYS; from the exons ATGATGATATTGAGAGGAGTAGTTAGAAAGAGATCATTTGTGAGGTGCATTTCAGGATTCGCAGCTGTTTGGGGTAACGGCGATTATGGAAGGCTAGGGCATGGGAATGTTGAGTCGCGTTGGAGCCCTAATCCTCTTCCTTCTTCTGCTTTCGACAATCAAAGCCTCCGTCAGATTGCCTGTGGCGGAGCTCATACTCTCTTTCTTACAG AAAATGGCCGTGTTTATGCCAGTGGACTCAATGATTATGGACAGCTAGGGGTGTCAGATGACAGAGATTATATAACT GAACCACTTGGAGTTGCTGGACTACCCAAAGAAATTGTAGAAGTTTCAGCGGGTTATCATCATTCTTCTGCAATTACAG TGGATGGAGAACTTTATATGTGGGGGAGGAACACAAATGGTCAGTTGGGCCTTGGAAAGA AAGCTGCTACAGTACTGTCTATACCCAATAAAGTCGAATGCTTGAATGGAGTCACAATCAAAACCATTTCCTTAGGTTTTGAACATTCAATTGCTGTAACAG ATAAAGGTGAGACTTTGAGTTGGGGTGGGGGGCAATCAGGAAGACTTGGTCATGGACATCAATCGGGCATTTTTGGACTCTTAAAAAGTGACAG TGAGTACACACCACGACTTATTAAGGAACTTGAGGGGTTGAAG GTTAAGAATGCGGCTGCTGGAATGTTGCATTCTGTCTGCATCAGCG AAAATGGATCTGTACATATTTTTGGCGAAAGAGCAAATAAGAAATTG GGCTACAGTGAAGCATCAAATAATTCTTTACCATCTATGGTAGATGGACTTCCATATTCTGAAAAGGCTGCATGTGGAGGCTATCATACTTGTGTTATTACAG ATGGTGGAGAACTGTACGTGTGGGGCACAAATGAAAATGGATGTCTTGGTATTGG ATCTACAGATGTTGCTCATTCACCTTTAAGAGTTGAAGGACCATTTTTAAGGCATTCAGTTTCTGAG GTATCCTGTGGTTGGAAGCATACAGCAGCAATTTCTG GAGGAAATGTTTACACGTGGGGATGGGGAGGCTCCCATGGAACATTTTCTGTAGACGGACATTCTTCTGGCGGACAATTG GGTCAAGCAAGTGATGTTGATTACGTTAAGCCTACAAAAATCAACTTTCATCGGCACGTAAAAGCATTGCAAGTATCATGTGGGTTTAATCATACGGGTGCTATAATTGAATACAGCTAG
- the LOC107853824 gene encoding ultraviolet-B receptor UVR8 isoform X4 → MIKTEKLKGEAEITTTAKEEPLGVAGLPKEIVEVSAGYHHSSAITVDGELYMWGRNTNGQLGLGKKAATVLSIPNKVECLNGVTIKTISLGFEHSIAVTDKGETLSWGGGQSGRLGHGHQSGIFGLLKSDSEYTPRLIKELEGLKVKNAAAGMLHSVCISENGSVHIFGERANKKLGYSEASNNSLPSMVDGLPYSEKAACGGYHTCVITDGGELYVWGTNENGCLGIGSTDVAHSPLRVEGPFLRHSVSEVSCGWKHTAAISGGNVYTWGWGGSHGTFSVDGHSSGGQLGQASDVDYVKPTKINFHRHVKALQVSCGFNHTGAIIEYS, encoded by the exons ATGATCAAAACAGAGAAGTTAAAGGGCGAGGCAGAAATTACAACCACGGCCAAAGAG GAACCACTTGGAGTTGCTGGACTACCCAAAGAAATTGTAGAAGTTTCAGCGGGTTATCATCATTCTTCTGCAATTACAG TGGATGGAGAACTTTATATGTGGGGGAGGAACACAAATGGTCAGTTGGGCCTTGGAAAGA AAGCTGCTACAGTACTGTCTATACCCAATAAAGTCGAATGCTTGAATGGAGTCACAATCAAAACCATTTCCTTAGGTTTTGAACATTCAATTGCTGTAACAG ATAAAGGTGAGACTTTGAGTTGGGGTGGGGGGCAATCAGGAAGACTTGGTCATGGACATCAATCGGGCATTTTTGGACTCTTAAAAAGTGACAG TGAGTACACACCACGACTTATTAAGGAACTTGAGGGGTTGAAG GTTAAGAATGCGGCTGCTGGAATGTTGCATTCTGTCTGCATCAGCG AAAATGGATCTGTACATATTTTTGGCGAAAGAGCAAATAAGAAATTG GGCTACAGTGAAGCATCAAATAATTCTTTACCATCTATGGTAGATGGACTTCCATATTCTGAAAAGGCTGCATGTGGAGGCTATCATACTTGTGTTATTACAG ATGGTGGAGAACTGTACGTGTGGGGCACAAATGAAAATGGATGTCTTGGTATTGG ATCTACAGATGTTGCTCATTCACCTTTAAGAGTTGAAGGACCATTTTTAAGGCATTCAGTTTCTGAG GTATCCTGTGGTTGGAAGCATACAGCAGCAATTTCTG GAGGAAATGTTTACACGTGGGGATGGGGAGGCTCCCATGGAACATTTTCTGTAGACGGACATTCTTCTGGCGGACAATTG GGTCAAGCAAGTGATGTTGATTACGTTAAGCCTACAAAAATCAACTTTCATCGGCACGTAAAAGCATTGCAAGTATCATGTGGGTTTAATCATACGGGTGCTATAATTGAATACAGCTAG
- the LOC107853824 gene encoding ultraviolet-B receptor UVR8 isoform X3 → MMILRGVVRKRSFVRCISGFAAVWGNGDYGRLGHGNVESRWSPNPLPSSAFDNQSLRQIACGGAHTLFLTENGRVYASGLNDYGQLGVSDDRDYITEPLGVAGLPKEIVEVSAGYHHSSAITVDGELYMWGRNTNGQLGLGKKAATVLSIPNKVECLNGVTIKTISLGFEHSIAVTDKGETLSWGGGQSGRLGHGHQSGIFGLLKSDSEYTPRLIKELEGLKVKNAAAGMLHSVCISENGSVHIFGERANKKLGYSEASNNSLPSMVDGLPYSEKAACGGYHTCVITDGGELYVWGTNENGCLGIGSTDVAHSPLRVEGPFLRHSVSEVSCGWKHTAAISGSSK, encoded by the exons ATGATGATATTGAGAGGAGTAGTTAGAAAGAGATCATTTGTGAGGTGCATTTCAGGATTCGCAGCTGTTTGGGGTAACGGCGATTATGGAAGGCTAGGGCATGGGAATGTTGAGTCGCGTTGGAGCCCTAATCCTCTTCCTTCTTCTGCTTTCGACAATCAAAGCCTCCGTCAGATTGCCTGTGGCGGAGCTCATACTCTCTTTCTTACAG AAAATGGCCGTGTTTATGCCAGTGGACTCAATGATTATGGACAGCTAGGGGTGTCAGATGACAGAGATTATATAACT GAACCACTTGGAGTTGCTGGACTACCCAAAGAAATTGTAGAAGTTTCAGCGGGTTATCATCATTCTTCTGCAATTACAG TGGATGGAGAACTTTATATGTGGGGGAGGAACACAAATGGTCAGTTGGGCCTTGGAAAGA AAGCTGCTACAGTACTGTCTATACCCAATAAAGTCGAATGCTTGAATGGAGTCACAATCAAAACCATTTCCTTAGGTTTTGAACATTCAATTGCTGTAACAG ATAAAGGTGAGACTTTGAGTTGGGGTGGGGGGCAATCAGGAAGACTTGGTCATGGACATCAATCGGGCATTTTTGGACTCTTAAAAAGTGACAG TGAGTACACACCACGACTTATTAAGGAACTTGAGGGGTTGAAG GTTAAGAATGCGGCTGCTGGAATGTTGCATTCTGTCTGCATCAGCG AAAATGGATCTGTACATATTTTTGGCGAAAGAGCAAATAAGAAATTG GGCTACAGTGAAGCATCAAATAATTCTTTACCATCTATGGTAGATGGACTTCCATATTCTGAAAAGGCTGCATGTGGAGGCTATCATACTTGTGTTATTACAG ATGGTGGAGAACTGTACGTGTGGGGCACAAATGAAAATGGATGTCTTGGTATTGG ATCTACAGATGTTGCTCATTCACCTTTAAGAGTTGAAGGACCATTTTTAAGGCATTCAGTTTCTGAG GTATCCTGTGGTTGGAAGCATACAGCAGCAATTTCTG GGTCAAGCAAGTGA
- the LOC107853820 gene encoding probable methyltransferase PMT26 isoform X1: protein MALGKYSRVDGRKSSNYCSTVTIVVFVALCLVGVWMMTSSSVFPDQNPDVSSQGKKSDVSTQVTGSKESYSGGSESSNNAANESNPTDEKKSKQFEDTPGDLPEDATKEDALVSQEENHSNPQQTESTSEVKPEEKSTEQKVDAGDSKSETQSEKEADNSDDKKEDGQDKVDDKDSEAGEKDVKKSVGEEIEEGSGEKNSAENSSEPNDKKDQEVGQSSDEKADGEEKDQTSNEVFPSGTQSDLLNETTTQNGAFLTQASESKNEKEMQKSSGSDKESSYIWKLCNSTAGPDYIPCLDNLESIRKLRSTKHYEHRERHCPDNPPTCLVPLPEGYQHPVEWPMSREKIWYHNVPHTKLAEVKGHQNWVKVSGEYLTFPGGGTQFKHGALHYIDFIQQSFPDIDWGKRTRVILDVGCGVASFGGYLFEKDVLTMSFAPKDEHEAQVQFALERGIPAISAVMGTKRLPFPGRVFDVVHCARCRVPWHIEGGKLLLELNRVLRPGGLFVWSATPVYQKLPEDVGIWGAMQELTAAMCWELVSKTKDRVNGVGVAVYRKPTSNECYEQRSKDAPPLCQGSDDPNAAWNVPLQACMHKAPVATSERGSQWPEQWPARLLKSPYWLLSSQVGVYGKPAPEDFTADYEHWKHVVANSYLKGMGINWSTVRNVMDMRAIYGGFAAALRDLNVWVMNIVSVDAPDTLPIIYERGLFGIYHDWCESFSTYPRSYDLVHADHLFSKIKTKCGLPAIVAEVDRILRPEGKLIVRDKAETITELESMLKSMQYEVRMTYSKDKEGLLFYQKTMWRPKDVETLTYAIA, encoded by the exons ATGGCATTAGGAAAGTACTCTAGAGTTGATGGCAGGAAGTCCTCAAATTATTGCTCCACCGTTACTATAGTGGTATTTGTAGCCCTATGTTTAGTTGGGGTATGGATGATGACATCATCATCTGTTTTTCCAGACCAAAATCCAGATGTGTCCTCACAGGGGAAAAAGAGCGACGTGTCAACACAGGTTACTGGAAGTAAAGAGAGTTACAGTGGTGGCAGTGAGAGTAGCAACAACGCTGCTAATGAGAGTAATCCAACGGATGAGAAAAAGTCAAAACAATTTGAGGACACCCCAGGTGATTTACCTGAGGATGCAACGAAAGAAGATGCCTTGGTTAGTCAAGAAGAAAATCATTCTAATCCACAACAGACAGAATCAACCTCAGAGGTGAAACCGGAAGAGAAATCAACAGAACAGAAAGTGGATGCTGGAGACTCTAAGTCCGAAACTCAATCCGAGAAGGAGGcagataattcagatgacaaaaagGAAGATGGGCAAGACAAAGTAGATGATAAGGATTCCGAGGCTGGGGAGAAGGACGTAAAGAAATCCGTTGGAGAAGAGATCGAAGAGGGTTCTGGTGAGAAAAACTCAGCAGAAAACTCTTCTGAACCAAATGATAAAAAGGATCAGGAGGTAGGCCAAAGTTCTGATGAGAAGGCTGATGGTGAGGAGAAGGACCAGACTTCAAATGAGGTATTTCCTTCAGGGACTCAGTCTGACCTTTTGAATGAAACCACAACtcaaaatggggcatttttaacTCAGGCATCAGAATCAAAGAATGAAAAGGAAATGCAGAAGTCTTCGGGATCAGATAAAGAAAGTAGTTACATTTGGAAACTCTGCAATTCCACTGCTGGGCCAGATTATATTCCTTGCCTTGATAATTTGGAATCAATTAGGAAACTCAGAAGTACAAAACATTATGAACACCGAGAGAGACACTGCCCAGATAATCCTCCAACTTGTCTTGTTCCACTTCCAGAAGGATATCAACATCCAGTTGAGTGGCCTATGAGTAGGGAAAAG ATATGGTACCACAATGTTCCCCATACAAAGCTTGCAGAAGTTAAAGGACATcaaaattgggtaaaagttagTGGTGAATACCTTACCTTCCCTGGTGGAGGAACCCAGTTTAAGCATGGTGCTCTACACTATATTGATTTCATACAGCAG TCTTTTCCAGATATTGACTGGGGCAAGCGAACTCGGGTTATATTAGATGTGGGATGTGGGGTTGCCAGCTTTGGGGgttatctttttgaaaaagatgTTTTAACCATGTCTTTCGCTCCTAAAGATGAACATGAAGCTCAGGTTCAGTTTGCTCTTGAGAGGGGTATTCCTGCTATATCTGCTGTCATGGGTACAAAGAGGCTTCCCTTTCCTGGTCGAGTCTTTGACGTTGTTCATTGTGCACGGTGCAGAGTACCCTGGCATATTGAAG GGGGGAAACTTCTCCTGGAGCTCAATCGTGTACTTCGACCTGGTGGACTTTTTGTGTGGTCTGCTACTCCTGTCTATCAAAAGCTTCCTGAAGATGTTGGGATCTGGGGAG CCATGCAGGAGTTGACAGCCGCAATGTGCTGGGAACTTGTTTCAAAAACCAAAGATAGAGTTAATGGAGTAGGGGTTGCTGTATATCGCAAGCCTACTTCCAATGAGTGCTATGAACAAAGATCAAAAGACGCTCCCCCGCTTTGTCAAGGATCTGATGATCCAAACGCAGCCTG GAATGTGCCTTTACAAGCTTGCATGCATAAAGCTCCTGTTGCCACATCAGAACGTGGATCTCAATGGCCAGAACAATGGCCAGCCAGGTTATTGAAATCACCTTACTGGTTATTGAGTTCCCAGGTTGGAGTGTATGGGAAACCAGCTCCGGAAGATTTTACTGCAGATTATGAACACTGGAAACATGTAGTGGCAAATTCATATCTCAAAGGAATGGGGATAAACTGGTCTACTGTGCGGAATGTTATGGACATGCGTGCTATCTATGGAGG GTTTGCAGCTGCTTTAAGAGACTTGAATGTGTGGGTTATGAACATTGTATCCGTAGATGCTCCAGATACACTACCAATTATTTATGAGAGGGGTCTTTTTGGAATTTACCATGACTGGTGTGAATCCTTCAGCACTTACCCCAGATCATATGATCTTGTCCATGCTGACCATCTCTTCTCCAAGATTAAAACAAA GTGTGGTTTGCCGGCAATAGTTGCTGAAGTTGACCGCATTTTGAGACCAGAAGGGAAGCTCATTGTACGTGACAAAGCGGAGACGATAACCGAGTTAGAAAGTATGCTCAAGTCTATGCAATATGAAGTCCGTATGACGTATTCCAAGGACAAGGAGGGATTGTTGTTTTACCAGAAAACAATGTGGCGCCCCAAGGACGTTGAGACACTAACATATGCCATTGCTTAG
- the LOC107853820 gene encoding probable methyltransferase PMT26 isoform X2 produces the protein MALGKYSRVDGRKSSNYCSTVTIVVFVALCLVGVWMMTSSSVFPDQNPDVSSQGKKSDVSTQVTGSKESYSGGSESSNNAANESNPTDEKKSKQFEDTPGDLPEDATKEDALVSQEENHSNPQQTESTSEVKPEEKSTEQKVDAGDSKSETQSEKEADNSDDKKEDGQDKVDDKDSEAGEKDVKKSVGEEIEEGSGEKNSAENSSEPNDKKDQEVGQSSDEKADGEEKDQTSNEASESKNEKEMQKSSGSDKESSYIWKLCNSTAGPDYIPCLDNLESIRKLRSTKHYEHRERHCPDNPPTCLVPLPEGYQHPVEWPMSREKIWYHNVPHTKLAEVKGHQNWVKVSGEYLTFPGGGTQFKHGALHYIDFIQQSFPDIDWGKRTRVILDVGCGVASFGGYLFEKDVLTMSFAPKDEHEAQVQFALERGIPAISAVMGTKRLPFPGRVFDVVHCARCRVPWHIEGGKLLLELNRVLRPGGLFVWSATPVYQKLPEDVGIWGAMQELTAAMCWELVSKTKDRVNGVGVAVYRKPTSNECYEQRSKDAPPLCQGSDDPNAAWNVPLQACMHKAPVATSERGSQWPEQWPARLLKSPYWLLSSQVGVYGKPAPEDFTADYEHWKHVVANSYLKGMGINWSTVRNVMDMRAIYGGFAAALRDLNVWVMNIVSVDAPDTLPIIYERGLFGIYHDWCESFSTYPRSYDLVHADHLFSKIKTKCGLPAIVAEVDRILRPEGKLIVRDKAETITELESMLKSMQYEVRMTYSKDKEGLLFYQKTMWRPKDVETLTYAIA, from the exons ATGGCATTAGGAAAGTACTCTAGAGTTGATGGCAGGAAGTCCTCAAATTATTGCTCCACCGTTACTATAGTGGTATTTGTAGCCCTATGTTTAGTTGGGGTATGGATGATGACATCATCATCTGTTTTTCCAGACCAAAATCCAGATGTGTCCTCACAGGGGAAAAAGAGCGACGTGTCAACACAGGTTACTGGAAGTAAAGAGAGTTACAGTGGTGGCAGTGAGAGTAGCAACAACGCTGCTAATGAGAGTAATCCAACGGATGAGAAAAAGTCAAAACAATTTGAGGACACCCCAGGTGATTTACCTGAGGATGCAACGAAAGAAGATGCCTTGGTTAGTCAAGAAGAAAATCATTCTAATCCACAACAGACAGAATCAACCTCAGAGGTGAAACCGGAAGAGAAATCAACAGAACAGAAAGTGGATGCTGGAGACTCTAAGTCCGAAACTCAATCCGAGAAGGAGGcagataattcagatgacaaaaagGAAGATGGGCAAGACAAAGTAGATGATAAGGATTCCGAGGCTGGGGAGAAGGACGTAAAGAAATCCGTTGGAGAAGAGATCGAAGAGGGTTCTGGTGAGAAAAACTCAGCAGAAAACTCTTCTGAACCAAATGATAAAAAGGATCAGGAGGTAGGCCAAAGTTCTGATGAGAAGGCTGATGGTGAGGAGAAGGACCAGACTTCAAATGAG GCATCAGAATCAAAGAATGAAAAGGAAATGCAGAAGTCTTCGGGATCAGATAAAGAAAGTAGTTACATTTGGAAACTCTGCAATTCCACTGCTGGGCCAGATTATATTCCTTGCCTTGATAATTTGGAATCAATTAGGAAACTCAGAAGTACAAAACATTATGAACACCGAGAGAGACACTGCCCAGATAATCCTCCAACTTGTCTTGTTCCACTTCCAGAAGGATATCAACATCCAGTTGAGTGGCCTATGAGTAGGGAAAAG ATATGGTACCACAATGTTCCCCATACAAAGCTTGCAGAAGTTAAAGGACATcaaaattgggtaaaagttagTGGTGAATACCTTACCTTCCCTGGTGGAGGAACCCAGTTTAAGCATGGTGCTCTACACTATATTGATTTCATACAGCAG TCTTTTCCAGATATTGACTGGGGCAAGCGAACTCGGGTTATATTAGATGTGGGATGTGGGGTTGCCAGCTTTGGGGgttatctttttgaaaaagatgTTTTAACCATGTCTTTCGCTCCTAAAGATGAACATGAAGCTCAGGTTCAGTTTGCTCTTGAGAGGGGTATTCCTGCTATATCTGCTGTCATGGGTACAAAGAGGCTTCCCTTTCCTGGTCGAGTCTTTGACGTTGTTCATTGTGCACGGTGCAGAGTACCCTGGCATATTGAAG GGGGGAAACTTCTCCTGGAGCTCAATCGTGTACTTCGACCTGGTGGACTTTTTGTGTGGTCTGCTACTCCTGTCTATCAAAAGCTTCCTGAAGATGTTGGGATCTGGGGAG CCATGCAGGAGTTGACAGCCGCAATGTGCTGGGAACTTGTTTCAAAAACCAAAGATAGAGTTAATGGAGTAGGGGTTGCTGTATATCGCAAGCCTACTTCCAATGAGTGCTATGAACAAAGATCAAAAGACGCTCCCCCGCTTTGTCAAGGATCTGATGATCCAAACGCAGCCTG GAATGTGCCTTTACAAGCTTGCATGCATAAAGCTCCTGTTGCCACATCAGAACGTGGATCTCAATGGCCAGAACAATGGCCAGCCAGGTTATTGAAATCACCTTACTGGTTATTGAGTTCCCAGGTTGGAGTGTATGGGAAACCAGCTCCGGAAGATTTTACTGCAGATTATGAACACTGGAAACATGTAGTGGCAAATTCATATCTCAAAGGAATGGGGATAAACTGGTCTACTGTGCGGAATGTTATGGACATGCGTGCTATCTATGGAGG GTTTGCAGCTGCTTTAAGAGACTTGAATGTGTGGGTTATGAACATTGTATCCGTAGATGCTCCAGATACACTACCAATTATTTATGAGAGGGGTCTTTTTGGAATTTACCATGACTGGTGTGAATCCTTCAGCACTTACCCCAGATCATATGATCTTGTCCATGCTGACCATCTCTTCTCCAAGATTAAAACAAA GTGTGGTTTGCCGGCAATAGTTGCTGAAGTTGACCGCATTTTGAGACCAGAAGGGAAGCTCATTGTACGTGACAAAGCGGAGACGATAACCGAGTTAGAAAGTATGCTCAAGTCTATGCAATATGAAGTCCGTATGACGTATTCCAAGGACAAGGAGGGATTGTTGTTTTACCAGAAAACAATGTGGCGCCCCAAGGACGTTGAGACACTAACATATGCCATTGCTTAG